One region of Sphingomonas abietis genomic DNA includes:
- a CDS encoding LysR substrate-binding domain-containing protein, which translates to MEAAHRAALNAAGALAGRVTIGFDGAGSYTLIPRLIEQAARLMPELDIAFVELSSIDQMREVEFHRLDIGLVRPLPHDAAILTEAVFSEPLALAVPAGHRLAGRRSPRLSDLDGEPFVAYSEAGRYLRDLIDGECAAAGATPHIVQRMSRTHSILALVSTGLGVAIVPAGSSAAAFDNILFKPLPIATRAEWHAAWSRKAPGALVPAVLDLLRGLDR; encoded by the coding sequence ATGGAGGCCGCCCATCGGGCCGCGTTGAACGCCGCCGGCGCCCTGGCGGGTCGGGTCACGATCGGGTTCGACGGCGCGGGATCCTACACGCTCATTCCACGGTTGATCGAACAGGCCGCCCGGCTGATGCCCGAACTCGACATCGCATTCGTCGAGCTCAGTTCGATCGACCAGATGCGGGAGGTCGAGTTTCACCGGCTCGACATCGGGCTGGTCCGTCCGTTGCCGCACGACGCCGCGATCCTGACCGAGGCCGTGTTCAGCGAGCCGCTGGCGCTGGCGGTGCCGGCCGGCCACCGCCTTGCCGGACGGCGCTCTCCCAGGCTCTCGGATCTCGATGGCGAGCCGTTCGTCGCCTATTCCGAGGCCGGTCGCTATCTGCGCGATCTGATCGATGGCGAGTGTGCCGCCGCCGGCGCCACCCCGCATATCGTCCAGCGTATGTCGCGGACCCATTCGATCCTGGCGCTGGTCAGCACCGGACTTGGCGTCGCGATCGTCCCCGCGGGCAGTTCCGCCGCCGCGTTCGACAATATCCTGTTCAAGCCGCTGCCGATCGCGACCCGCGCCGAATGGCATGCGGCGTGGAGCCGCAAGGCGCCCGGAGCCCTGGTGCCCGCCGTGCTCGATCTGCTGCGCGGGCTCGATCGCTGA
- a CDS encoding chemotaxis protein CheD, protein MTTLPLPRDGLRRINVLQGETRVSTEDVVLTTVLGSCIAACLYDPLMKVGGLNHFLLAEPGDGATDPKSMLRYGVYAMEVLINAMLELGAARGRLRARLYGGAAMRDGFRDIGAENARFARRFLADERIALTGEDVGGGNARRIEFRPTLGLARCRHVADTAYVAPPIARPASTGDVQFF, encoded by the coding sequence ATGACGACGCTGCCGCTGCCGCGCGACGGGCTGCGCCGGATCAACGTCCTGCAGGGCGAGACACGCGTGTCGACCGAGGATGTCGTGCTGACGACGGTGCTCGGCAGCTGCATCGCCGCCTGCCTCTACGATCCGCTGATGAAGGTCGGCGGGCTCAACCACTTCCTGCTCGCCGAGCCCGGCGACGGTGCCACCGATCCCAAATCGATGCTGCGCTACGGCGTCTACGCGATGGAGGTGCTCATCAATGCCATGCTGGAATTGGGCGCGGCGCGTGGCCGGCTGCGCGCCCGGCTCTATGGCGGCGCGGCGATGCGCGACGGGTTTCGCGACATCGGCGCCGAGAATGCCCGGTTCGCACGCCGTTTCCTCGCCGACGAACGCATCGCCCTGACCGGCGAGGATGTCGGCGGCGGCAACGCCCGGCGCATTGAGTTCCGGCCGACGCTCGGCCTCGCCCGCTGCCGCCACGTGGCCGACACGGCTTATGTCGCGCCGCCGATCGCCAGGCCTGCCTCCACCGGTGACGTCCAGTTCTTCTAG
- a CDS encoding PilZ domain-containing protein, whose product MRQAAIDMPGSDTLLAWFDVKERMIRVTGTGIWSMALLDRHIDQLKRLVARSRAGGGGLRVLVDLSEAAVQTPAVAARIAQMTDEIYGPDDRVAIVVPSSQLKIRMRHLVRTARSRTFLAHVVAEQWLRAHDEVAPAPVAAGDRARRRLISLVTTIEAESGRRLAVRIVNMSSTGLLLDGRASLPIGERLRIILPDIGAVAGRIVRVRDDFAGVKLDQSIAVERLRLV is encoded by the coding sequence ATGAGACAAGCTGCAATCGACATGCCCGGCTCGGATACGCTGCTCGCGTGGTTCGATGTCAAGGAACGCATGATCCGGGTTACCGGCACGGGCATCTGGTCGATGGCGCTGCTCGATCGGCATATCGACCAGCTGAAGCGCCTCGTCGCGCGGTCGCGTGCCGGAGGAGGGGGGCTGCGGGTGCTGGTGGATCTCAGTGAGGCCGCCGTGCAGACCCCCGCCGTCGCCGCCCGCATCGCGCAGATGACCGACGAGATTTACGGCCCGGACGATCGGGTCGCCATCGTAGTCCCGTCCAGCCAGTTGAAAATCCGGATGCGCCATCTGGTACGCACGGCGCGCTCCAGGACGTTCCTCGCCCATGTGGTCGCGGAACAATGGCTCAGGGCTCATGACGAGGTCGCGCCGGCCCCTGTCGCGGCCGGCGACCGCGCGCGCCGGCGCCTGATCTCGCTGGTCACCACCATCGAGGCCGAAAGCGGTCGCCGGTTGGCCGTCCGCATCGTCAACATGTCCTCGACCGGACTTCTTCTCGACGGTCGCGCAAGCCTCCCGATCGGCGAACGGTTGCGGATCATCCTGCCCGATATCGGTGCCGTCGCCGGCCGCATCGTTCGGGTGCGCGACGATTTTGCCGGGGTGAAGCTCGACCAGTCGATCGCTGTGGAACGATTGCGGCTGGTTTAG
- a CDS encoding methyl-accepting chemotaxis protein yields the protein MLSWFEKSAPIRTKFKALLCLHMLFAALGVGSTYLASKATPDMAMAYVGFSGLLLLFTLLTVLISGRLISTPYVNTVVRMEALAAGDLDGEIRYSDYADCVGRMTRAMSVFRENAQRMQIAEREKEAQAAMIVESVGTGLSALASGDLTARIETRLEGSFATLGTDFNFAMEAFAEVMSAVVAAASGIKNGAHDIRQASDDLSQRTEQQAASLEQTAAAMDEITSTVRETAAGANRANTVVGEARHDAEQSGEVVRRAVEAMGGIERSSAEISEIITVIDGIAFQTNLLALNAGVEAARAGDAGKGFAVVASEVRALAQRSAEAAKDVKTRILASSRQVEVGVDLVSETGKALDRIITRVGEISTLVGAIASSAEHQATGLQQVNTAVSEMDGVTQQNAAMVEQATAAARTLSSEADALAGQVARFALSVEPVGKSASPVHHLQDRAAKAGRRLARTSGSGGNGRRGGAAVAMAEDDWSAF from the coding sequence ATGCTGAGCTGGTTCGAGAAAAGCGCGCCGATACGAACGAAGTTCAAGGCGCTCTTGTGCCTCCACATGCTTTTCGCCGCGCTCGGCGTCGGCAGCACTTATCTCGCGAGCAAGGCGACGCCGGATATGGCGATGGCCTATGTCGGCTTCTCCGGATTGCTCCTTCTCTTCACGCTGCTGACCGTGCTGATCAGCGGCCGGCTGATCTCCACGCCCTATGTCAACACCGTGGTCCGCATGGAGGCGCTCGCCGCCGGCGATCTCGACGGTGAGATCCGCTACTCGGATTATGCGGACTGCGTGGGCCGCATGACGCGGGCGATGAGCGTGTTCCGCGAAAATGCGCAGCGTATGCAGATCGCGGAGCGCGAGAAGGAAGCGCAGGCGGCGATGATCGTCGAGAGCGTCGGCACCGGCCTGTCGGCCCTCGCCAGCGGAGACCTGACGGCGCGGATCGAGACGCGGCTGGAGGGATCGTTCGCAACGCTCGGCACCGATTTCAATTTTGCGATGGAGGCCTTTGCCGAAGTGATGTCGGCGGTCGTCGCGGCGGCGTCGGGCATCAAGAACGGCGCCCACGACATCCGTCAGGCCTCGGACGATCTCTCGCAGCGCACCGAGCAGCAGGCGGCCAGCCTGGAGCAGACCGCCGCAGCGATGGATGAGATCACCTCCACGGTGCGCGAGACGGCGGCAGGCGCCAATCGCGCCAACACCGTCGTCGGCGAGGCGCGCCACGATGCCGAGCAATCCGGCGAGGTCGTCCGCCGCGCGGTCGAGGCGATGGGCGGCATCGAGCGATCGTCCGCCGAAATCTCCGAGATCATCACGGTGATCGACGGCATCGCGTTCCAGACCAATCTGCTCGCCCTCAATGCCGGCGTCGAGGCCGCGCGGGCGGGCGATGCCGGCAAGGGCTTCGCGGTCGTCGCCTCCGAAGTGCGCGCGCTGGCGCAGCGTTCGGCCGAGGCCGCCAAGGACGTCAAGACGCGCATCCTCGCCTCGTCCCGGCAGGTCGAGGTCGGTGTCGACCTGGTGTCGGAAACGGGCAAGGCGCTCGATCGGATCATCACCCGGGTCGGCGAGATCAGCACGCTCGTCGGCGCGATTGCGTCGTCGGCCGAGCATCAGGCGACCGGGCTCCAGCAGGTCAACACCGCCGTCTCCGAAATGGATGGCGTGACGCAGCAGAATGCGGCGATGGTGGAGCAGGCGACCGCGGCGGCGCGCACCCTGTCTTCGGAGGCGGATGCTCTTGCCGGGCAGGTCGCGCGGTTCGCGCTCAGCGTCGAGCCCGTGGGGAAATCGGCCAGCCCTGTCCACCATCTGCAGGATCGCGCCGCCAAGGCGGGCCGGCGCCTCGCCCGGACCAGCGGCAGTGGCGGCAACGGCCGTCGCGGTGGGGCGGCGGTGGCGATGGCGGAGGACGATTGGTCGGCCTTCTGA
- a CDS encoding chemotaxis protein CheW, with protein MIRQLITFQLGEQILGVDIMAIREIRAWSPATPLPNVPAFVRGVVNLRGVVLPVLDLRRRLGWGVTEPTPRHVIIVVSVGTQLHGLIVDAVNDIVALNPDEMQPLPDVGEAEPSFLEGLVTVDDRMITIVALDRLVDPAPPPAAMAA; from the coding sequence ATGATCCGGCAATTGATCACTTTCCAGCTCGGCGAGCAGATCCTCGGCGTCGACATCATGGCGATCCGGGAGATCCGCGCCTGGTCGCCGGCGACGCCGCTGCCCAATGTTCCCGCCTTCGTGCGCGGTGTCGTCAACCTGCGCGGCGTGGTATTGCCGGTGCTCGACCTGCGGCGCCGCCTCGGCTGGGGCGTGACCGAGCCGACGCCCCGCCATGTCATCATCGTGGTCAGCGTCGGCACGCAGCTGCACGGCCTGATCGTCGATGCCGTGAACGACATCGTCGCGCTCAATCCGGACGAGATGCAACCGCTGCCCGATGTCGGCGAGGCCGAGCCGTCCTTCCTCGAAGGGCTGGTCACGGTCGATGATCGCATGATCACGATCGTCGCGCTCGACCGTCTCGTCGATCCCGCGCCGCCGCCCGCCGCGATGGCGGCCTGA
- a CDS encoding chemotaxis protein CheA: protein MDFDEIQKIFFQECEEGLATIEGSLDAFRGHDPDAEVINTVFRAVHSIKGGAGAFGHEPLQAYTHAYETLLDLVRNGTLPLTPDLVAAIVAAFDMLADHVAAARDADTPPADAAMLDRLQRACVPAAYVAMPAAAADEPSGDGAAEAGDGFDDLLDLIGDGFDTLLDQDDTDEIPTEGYWRVTLRPAADALDHGAEPLLWLRELAAFGGVLITADCAALPGLAALDPELCHVGWTARVPLAVEEEDIRGVFDFMDGGELLVVREAIAVPPDEVPPHDMAPPVAIDRPIPDTAPVAPAVPEASDPLPPVQRSDPAAAASPRGGAAAAGQSIRVDLDKLDRLVNLVGELVITQAMLAQRLSEHALGGIDELDDLALLTRELQESTMAIRAQPMKTVFSRVPRIIRELEAETGKRVRLDVEGEMTEVDKTVVERIGEPLTHLIRNAVDHGLELPAERLAAGKPEEGVVRLSAVHHSGRIVITVTDDGRGIDRAKVRAKAIERGIIAAEATLGDEDIDNLIFAPGFSTATAVSNISGRGVGMDVVRKNVQALGGRIGIQSELGRGSSFSLSLPLTLAVLDGMIVTVGDQTFVIPLSHIVESLRPAKGAVRRLSDRSALFDVRGTWCPVYRVADQLGVTEAETDPTQAVLIVVESDAGQAVLMVDTIQDQRQVVVKSLEANYQAIQGLAGATILGNGRVALILDVDALIGRWRRDGRTMRIAA from the coding sequence ATGGACTTCGACGAGATCCAGAAGATCTTCTTCCAGGAGTGCGAAGAGGGCCTAGCGACCATCGAGGGCAGCCTGGATGCGTTTCGCGGCCACGATCCCGACGCCGAGGTGATCAACACCGTGTTTCGCGCGGTGCATTCGATCAAGGGCGGCGCCGGCGCGTTCGGGCACGAACCGCTCCAGGCCTATACCCATGCCTATGAGACGCTGCTCGATCTCGTCCGCAACGGCACGCTGCCGCTCACGCCGGATCTCGTCGCGGCGATCGTGGCTGCGTTCGACATGCTCGCCGATCATGTCGCCGCCGCCCGCGACGCCGACACGCCGCCGGCCGACGCCGCCATGCTCGACCGGCTCCAGCGCGCCTGCGTACCGGCCGCATACGTAGCTATGCCCGCGGCCGCCGCCGACGAACCGTCGGGCGACGGCGCGGCAGAGGCAGGCGACGGCTTCGACGACCTGTTGGACCTGATCGGCGATGGCTTCGACACGCTGCTCGACCAGGACGACACCGACGAAATCCCGACGGAAGGCTATTGGCGCGTCACCCTCCGCCCCGCCGCCGACGCGCTCGATCACGGCGCCGAGCCGCTGCTCTGGTTGCGCGAACTGGCGGCATTCGGCGGTGTCCTCATCACCGCCGACTGCGCGGCATTGCCCGGGCTCGCCGCGCTCGATCCCGAGCTTTGCCATGTCGGCTGGACGGCGCGCGTGCCGCTGGCTGTCGAGGAAGAGGATATCCGCGGCGTTTTCGACTTCATGGACGGCGGTGAACTCCTCGTCGTGCGCGAGGCGATCGCGGTTCCCCCGGACGAGGTGCCGCCGCACGACATGGCGCCGCCTGTCGCCATCGATCGGCCCATTCCGGACACGGCGCCGGTTGCCCCGGCCGTGCCCGAAGCGTCCGATCCGCTCCCCCCGGTGCAGCGCTCGGACCCGGCCGCCGCCGCATCGCCGCGCGGTGGCGCGGCCGCTGCCGGCCAGAGCATCCGCGTCGATCTCGACAAGCTCGATCGGCTGGTGAACCTCGTCGGCGAACTCGTCATCACCCAGGCGATGCTGGCGCAGCGCCTGTCCGAACATGCGCTTGGCGGCATCGACGAACTGGACGACCTCGCCTTGCTGACGCGCGAGTTGCAGGAAAGCACGATGGCGATCCGCGCGCAGCCGATGAAGACGGTGTTCAGCCGGGTGCCGCGCATCATCCGCGAACTCGAGGCCGAGACCGGCAAGCGCGTCCGCCTGGATGTCGAGGGCGAGATGACCGAAGTCGACAAGACCGTTGTCGAGCGCATCGGCGAGCCGCTGACCCACCTCATCCGCAACGCAGTCGACCACGGCCTCGAACTGCCGGCCGAGCGGCTGGCGGCGGGGAAACCCGAGGAAGGTGTCGTCCGCCTGTCCGCGGTGCATCATTCGGGCCGCATCGTCATCACCGTGACCGACGACGGGCGTGGCATCGATCGCGCCAAGGTCCGCGCCAAGGCGATCGAGCGCGGTATCATCGCGGCGGAAGCGACGCTCGGCGACGAGGATATCGACAACCTGATCTTCGCGCCGGGCTTCTCGACGGCAACGGCGGTGTCGAACATCTCGGGGCGCGGCGTCGGCATGGACGTGGTGCGCAAGAACGTCCAGGCGCTCGGCGGCCGGATCGGCATCCAGTCCGAACTCGGGCGCGGCTCCAGTTTCTCGCTCAGCCTGCCGCTGACCCTCGCGGTGCTCGACGGCATGATCGTGACCGTCGGCGACCAGACCTTCGTCATCCCGCTCAGCCACATCGTCGAGAGCCTGCGCCCGGCCAAGGGCGCGGTTCGGCGACTGAGCGATCGATCCGCCTTGTTCGACGTGCGGGGCACATGGTGTCCGGTCTATCGCGTCGCCGACCAGCTCGGTGTCACGGAAGCCGAGACCGATCCCACGCAGGCGGTGCTGATCGTGGTCGAATCCGATGCCGGTCAGGCGGTGCTGATGGTCGATACCATCCAGGACCAGCGGCAGGTCGTCGTGAAGAGCCTCGAGGCCAATTATCAGGCGATCCAGGGGCTTGCCGGTGCCACCATCCTCGGCAATGGCCGGGTCGCGCTGATCCTCGATGTCGATGCGCTCATCGGGCGCTGGCGGCGCGACGGGCGCACGATGCGGATCGCGGCATGA
- a CDS encoding CheR family methyltransferase, whose protein sequence is MSAATARVGGDAGGTRSLRDEEIAFGTADHAAIAKLAYAEAGLVLAPSKSQLVYGRLARHVRACGLRDFADYIALIESDAEERARAVDALTTNHTSFFRENHHIDHFAGEAWPALRQRLAGGGRVRVWSAACSSGEEPYTLMMAALGFDRAAARTLAGTDFRLLATDLSASSLAAAREGWYAQDTARTIPAGLRALWTHPAEDGGIEIVEAVRAPVAFRALNLLRDWPIRRRFDVIFCRNVMIYFDAATKARLQARLADALERGGFLYIGHSERLAANVAPRFECVGRTMFRKVTE, encoded by the coding sequence ATGAGCGCGGCGACGGCGCGCGTCGGCGGCGATGCCGGCGGAACCCGGTCCTTGCGCGACGAGGAGATCGCGTTCGGCACGGCCGATCATGCGGCGATCGCGAAGCTGGCTTATGCGGAAGCGGGGCTCGTCCTGGCCCCCAGCAAGTCGCAGCTCGTCTACGGCCGGCTCGCCCGGCACGTGCGCGCCTGCGGCCTGCGCGACTTCGCCGACTATATCGCGCTGATCGAGAGCGATGCCGAGGAGCGGGCGCGGGCGGTGGATGCGCTCACCACCAATCACACCAGCTTCTTCCGCGAAAACCATCATATCGATCATTTCGCCGGCGAGGCATGGCCTGCGCTCCGACAACGGCTCGCCGGCGGCGGGCGGGTGCGCGTCTGGTCCGCAGCCTGTTCTTCGGGCGAGGAGCCCTATACGCTGATGATGGCGGCGCTCGGCTTCGACCGGGCGGCGGCGCGCACCCTCGCCGGCACCGACTTCCGTCTGCTGGCGACCGACCTTTCGGCGTCCAGCCTCGCCGCCGCGCGGGAGGGATGGTATGCGCAGGACACCGCCCGGACGATCCCCGCCGGCCTGCGCGCGCTCTGGACACACCCCGCCGAAGATGGCGGGATCGAGATCGTGGAGGCCGTGCGCGCGCCGGTTGCGTTCCGCGCGCTCAACCTGCTGCGCGACTGGCCGATCCGGCGGCGTTTCGACGTCATCTTCTGCCGGAACGTGATGATCTATTTCGACGCGGCGACCAAGGCGCGGCTCCAGGCGCGGCTCGCCGATGCGCTCGAACGCGGCGGCTTCCTCTATATCGGCCATTCCGAGCGGCTGGCGGCAAATGTCGCGCCGCGCTTCGAATGCGTCGGCCGGACGATGTTCCGCAAGGTGACCGAATGA
- a CDS encoding chemotaxis protein CheB codes for MADTKVLVVDDSLTMRALISRVLETLPGINVIGTADGAAEAKTEVLRLKPDVMTLDIEMPGMSGIEYLAELMEDRPMPVIMFSTRTEAGAASSIEALRLGAIDCFPKPKAASQAEFDAILCKLGTRIRTAKHAVVKPTKLAAVQSFDWNGRMLTIGMDASGTRKLFELLGSFPVNCPPTLIVAHIAPELIDGLVERLDRHAAAAVVKAGNGMRPAQGTIYLTQPGPTHFGVDQWPGGQIRQLTRDPVSGERPSISILFAAQAKAAATDAVGLMLTEAGEDGVAGLRAIQRVGGHVVAPAHLLGGASADGGYILQGGDAQEPVAWDKVAATILGLCSQ; via the coding sequence ATGGCCGATACGAAAGTGCTGGTGGTCGACGATTCGCTGACGATGCGTGCCCTGATCTCGCGCGTCCTCGAGACGCTGCCGGGGATCAATGTGATCGGCACGGCGGACGGCGCGGCGGAGGCAAAAACCGAGGTGCTGCGGCTGAAACCGGACGTGATGACGCTCGATATCGAGATGCCGGGCATGAGCGGGATCGAATATCTCGCCGAACTCATGGAAGACCGGCCGATGCCGGTGATCATGTTCTCGACGCGCACCGAAGCGGGCGCCGCTTCGTCGATCGAGGCGCTGCGCCTCGGAGCGATCGACTGCTTTCCCAAGCCCAAGGCGGCGTCGCAGGCGGAGTTCGATGCGATCCTCTGCAAGCTCGGCACGCGCATCCGCACCGCGAAACATGCCGTGGTCAAGCCGACGAAATTGGCGGCTGTCCAGTCCTTCGATTGGAACGGCCGCATGCTGACCATCGGCATGGACGCCAGCGGCACGCGCAAATTATTCGAGCTGCTCGGCAGTTTTCCGGTCAATTGCCCGCCGACGCTCATCGTAGCGCATATCGCGCCGGAATTGATCGACGGTCTCGTCGAACGGCTGGACCGCCATGCCGCGGCAGCGGTGGTGAAAGCCGGCAACGGGATGCGGCCCGCGCAGGGCACCATCTACCTTACCCAGCCGGGACCGACCCATTTCGGCGTCGACCAATGGCCGGGCGGCCAGATCCGGCAACTGACGCGCGATCCGGTGTCCGGCGAGCGGCCGTCCATTTCCATCCTGTTCGCGGCGCAGGCCAAGGCCGCTGCCACCGATGCAGTGGGCCTGATGCTCACCGAGGCGGGCGAGGACGGCGTGGCGGGCCTCCGGGCGATCCAGCGGGTGGGCGGCCATGTCGTCGCACCGGCGCATCTGCTCGGCGGCGCGTCGGCAGACGGCGGCTATATTCTCCAAGGCGGCGATGCGCAGGAGCCCGTCGCGTGGGACAAGGTCGCCGCGACGATCCTCGGACTGTGCTCGCAATGA
- a CDS encoding response regulator yields MTTKTIMTVDDSPSMRMLLRAALSDLGYAVSEAEDGVAALEKFEHEAPDLLITDINMPRLDGFGLIEAVRDKPDLRCLPILVLTTEGSTEKRARARQAGATGWIVKPFHPEKLAVAIRRVLQ; encoded by the coding sequence ATGACGACGAAGACGATCATGACAGTCGATGATTCGCCCAGCATGCGGATGCTGCTGCGGGCTGCCCTCAGCGATCTCGGCTATGCCGTGTCCGAGGCCGAGGACGGCGTCGCCGCGCTCGAGAAGTTCGAGCATGAGGCACCCGACCTGCTCATCACCGACATCAACATGCCGCGGCTGGACGGTTTCGGCCTGATCGAAGCGGTGCGCGACAAGCCGGATCTGCGCTGCCTCCCGATCCTGGTGCTGACCACCGAAGGTTCGACCGAGAAGAGGGCGCGCGCCCGCCAGGCGGGCGCGACCGGCTGGATCGTCAAACCCTTCCATCCCGAGAAACTCGCCGTGGCGATCCGCCGCGTTCTCCAGTGA
- a CDS encoding STAS domain-containing protein: MTTSLALGVSLDTAAAAPLRQELLGRLTGGAPLLLDGAKVRRIGLACLQVLIAARAAAAAEGLAFAIVDPSDPLRDMATLAGLDAVLAPAD; this comes from the coding sequence ATGACCACATCCCTTGCGCTCGGCGTCTCGCTCGATACCGCCGCGGCCGCGCCACTCCGGCAGGAGCTGCTCGGCAGGCTGACAGGCGGCGCGCCGCTGCTGCTCGACGGCGCCAAGGTCAGGCGGATCGGGCTCGCCTGCCTTCAGGTGCTGATCGCCGCGCGCGCCGCCGCCGCCGCCGAGGGCCTGGCCTTCGCGATCGTCGACCCCAGCGATCCGCTCCGCGATATGGCGACGCTGGCCGGCCTCGACGCCGTGCTCGCGCCCGCCGACTGA
- a CDS encoding protein-glutamate methylesterase/protein-glutamine glutaminase has translation MSVRALIVDDSPAMRAIITHALARDPEIEVVGTADGPASARGLIRELDPDVVTLDIEMPGMNGLDFLDKIMRLRPTPVVMLSTLTQTGAEASIRALELGAFDCMGKPSAAGAMNADYQAALAETVKAAARALPWLRQRQRSAIVEAPSVPVARASLYRPRGDAVIAVGASTGGVEALIALLSTFPEACPPTVIVQHMPESFTTSFAARLDRLSRPRVALATHGAPLVAGQIYLAPGGARHLEISGDGPWRCRLVAGDKVSGHRPSVDRLFGSVAKAVGGSAVAALLTGMGGDGALGLKAMRDAGALTVAQNEETCVVYGMPAAAKALGAVGLELPLDRIARRLLVECRA, from the coding sequence ATGAGCGTGCGCGCGCTGATCGTCGATGACAGCCCTGCGATGCGCGCGATCATCACCCACGCGCTCGCCCGCGACCCGGAGATCGAAGTGGTCGGCACCGCGGATGGCCCGGCGTCGGCGCGCGGACTCATCAGGGAACTCGATCCGGACGTCGTCACGCTCGACATCGAGATGCCGGGCATGAACGGGCTCGATTTCCTCGACAAGATCATGCGCCTGCGGCCGACGCCGGTGGTCATGCTGTCGACGCTGACCCAGACGGGCGCCGAGGCCAGCATCCGCGCGCTGGAGCTCGGCGCGTTCGATTGCATGGGCAAGCCCTCTGCCGCGGGCGCGATGAACGCCGATTATCAGGCCGCGCTGGCCGAGACGGTGAAGGCCGCCGCACGCGCGCTGCCTTGGCTGCGGCAGCGGCAGCGTAGCGCCATCGTCGAAGCGCCATCGGTGCCCGTCGCCCGGGCGTCGCTCTATCGGCCGCGCGGCGACGCGGTCATCGCGGTCGGCGCGTCGACCGGCGGCGTCGAGGCGCTGATCGCCTTGCTCTCGACCTTCCCGGAAGCGTGCCCGCCAACGGTGATCGTGCAGCATATGCCCGAGAGTTTCACGACCAGCTTCGCGGCCAGGCTCGACCGGCTGTCGCGCCCCCGCGTGGCGCTGGCGACGCATGGCGCGCCGCTGGTCGCGGGCCAGATCTATCTCGCGCCCGGCGGCGCGCGGCATCTCGAAATATCGGGCGACGGGCCGTGGCGCTGCCGCCTCGTCGCGGGCGACAAGGTGTCGGGCCACCGCCCATCCGTCGACCGGCTGTTCGGCAGCGTGGCGAAGGCGGTCGGCGGATCGGCGGTGGCAGCACTGCTCACCGGCATGGGCGGCGACGGCGCACTCGGCCTGAAGGCGATGCGCGATGCCGGCGCGCTCACCGTCGCCCAGAATGAGGAGACGTGCGTGGTCTACGGCATGCCGGCGGCGGCGAAGGCGCTCGGTGCCGTCGGCCTCGAACTGCCGCTCGATCGGATCGCCCGGCGCCTGCTGGTGGAGTGCCGCGCATGA